The Chitinimonas arctica region ACGATCCATGCAGGCCATAGCCCCTTGGGCGGCCTGTGCCTGACCATCGACTTACCTTCTCTGGAAGCCTGATCTTGAACCGCGTACTGATAGTGGAAGACGAAGAACGGTTGGCGGGCCTATTGCAGGATTTTCTGCGCCAGGCGGGCTTCCAAACGCATTGGCTCGACGACGGCGGCGCGGTACTGCCTTGGGTCGCGGCGAATACGCCGGATGCCATCATCCTGGACTTGATGCTGCCCAATGTGGATGGCCTGAGCATCTGCCGCGAAATCCGCCGCCATAGCGATGTACCCATCCTGATCACCACCGCGCGCGTCGAGGAGATCGACCGCTTGCTGGGTCTTGAGCTGGGCGCCGACGACTATATCTGCAAGCCGTACAGCATGCGCGAGACCGTGGCGCGAATCAAAGCCGTACTGCGGCGGCGTACGCCCGGTCTGCCGGCAATCGATACGCCCCTGCAATTCGAAGACGAGAAGCTGCGCGCCACCCTCAAGGGGCAGGTGCTCGGCCTCACCCAGATCGAATACCAGTTGCTACGCTTGATGGCCCAATCCCCCGGCCGCATCTTTTCCCGCGACGCACTGATGGACAAGATCTACCACGATAATCGCGTGGTGGCGGATCGCACCGTGGATAGCCATGTAAAGAAGCTGCGCCGCAAAATGGCTGAAGGGGAGGCCGCACATGAGTACATTCAGTCGGTGTACGGGGTCGGTTATAAATTCGAACCGCCGGAAGGCTGAGAGGGTGGGCTAGCCACCCTGCGTGCAGCATCAATGTGCGATGGCGATCTTGCCGAAATGCCGCCCGCCCGCGCTGAGTTCGGCATACGCGCTGCTGGTTTCGGCGATGCCGAAAACCCGGTCGATGACCGGCACGATGCGGTGCGCGGCAATCGCCCGCGTCGCCTCGGCCAGATCGGCAACCGAACCGGTGTTGTTGCCGACGATCCGCAATGCCTTGACGATAATGGGCAGCATATCGATGGACGCTGCGGTGCCACCGATAAATCCGACCGTAAATACGGTGCCGCCAACGGTGGCAGCATTGAGCGAACGCGCAAAATTCGCCCCGCCGACCGTCTCCACGACCAAATCGGCGCCACGGCCTTCGGTAAGCTCGAGCACTTCCTCATCCCAAGCCGGCATAGCGCGATAATTGATGAGATGGTCGGCTCCCAACTGGCGCGCACGCGCCAATTTTTCGTCGGATGACGAGGCGAGAATGACGGTCGCGCCGGCAGCCTTGGCGAACTGCAGGGCAAAGATGCTGACCCCACCGGTTCCCAACAGCACAACCACCGATCCAGGCCGTACCTGAGCCGAGCGCACGCCATTCCAGGCGGTCGTGGCGGCAATGGGGAGCGCCGCGCCGTGAACAAAGTCGAGGTGCGCAGGCAGGGCGACCAGGCTGGCGACCGGTACGGCCACGTACTCGGCCAAGGAGCCGGGCAAGTTGACGCCACGTAGCGCGGCCACATTGTGTGGCGTGATGCCCCCACCTTGCCAGTTCGGCATGAAGTGCGGGATCACCCGGTCGCCAAGCGACAGCCCGCTGACTCCTTCGCCCAATACCGCTACTTCGCCCGCACCGTCGGCAACCGGAATCATCGGAAAACCCGACGCAGGAAAGTGCCCTGTCGCAACGGCCACATCCAGGAAGTTCAGGGTCGCGGCACGCAGGCGCACCAGCACCTCGCCGCGGCCGACCTTAGGCTCGGGCAACTCGGTCTGGCGGAAGGCATTCAGCGCGGGAGCGGTGAGTTCGATGGCTTTCATGTTTTTCTCCTCAAATTGGATAGGGAAGGGTGGCCGGCTGCTTTTTGTCATCCCCCGTGACGGCAGGAACAGCGTCAGTTTCATTTGGTATTGATGCGAGATAAACTGCGTTTCTATTGATACATTTGAAAGTCTGAGTGCTTAATGGACTTGCTGGACAGCATGAAGGTGTATGTTTTGGCGGTGGAAAGAGGCAGCCTGAGTGCCGCTGCCGTGGCTTGCGGCATCTCGGCAACGATGGCGGGCAACCACCTGCGGACGCTGGAGAAGCGGCTGGGTATGCAATTGCTCAACCGGACCACCCGACGCCAGCACCTGACCACGTTCGGCGAGGACTATTACACCCGCTGCAAGGAAATCCTCCGGCTGGTGGCCGAGACCGATGCGCAGGCGCAGAACCTGCAGCTGGCGCCTGCCGGCAAATTGCGCATCACCGCACCCGTTACCTTCGGCACGGAAGCGCTGATGCCGGCCTTGTCGGTGTATATGGCGCGCCACCCCGAGGTGAGCATCGATGCGGCCTTGTGCGACCGGGTGGTGGATCTGGTGGAGGAGGGCTTCGAAGCGGCCATCCGGATCGGCCAGCTACCGGACTCGTCGCTGATCGCGAAGCCCCTCTCGCCGTACCGTTTGATGATCTGCGCGTCGCCGGACTACCTGGCGCGCCGGGGGACGCCATGCCAGCCGCAGGACCTGAGCCGCCACGAGTGCATTTCCTTCAGCCATGTGGCCGTGGCACAGTGGCGCTTGATGGATAAGGATGACATCTGCAGCGTGCCCGTCTCGGGTAGGCTGCAAGTCAATCACGGCCAGGCGCTACGGGTGGCAGCCCTGCATGGCCTTGGCATCGTGCTGCAACCCGCGATTCTGATGGAAGCGGATATCCAGGCTGGCCACCTGGTCCAGCTCCTGCCATCCTACGAACTACCTAGCCGTCCCATGCATATTGTTTACCTGCCGGATCGCTACCGTTCCCCCAAGCTGCGTAGCTTTGTGGATTTCATGGTGGAGCGGTTTGGCTGAGAGGCACACGCGAGTTCCCTATGAGTACGATACCGCACGGACTTGGGTGCCGCTCGCGGCGACACTCCGCTATGGAATCACCATCGAAGCACACCCCCTCGACTGACGACATCGACGACCTTGCGCGGCTGCTCGGCGCAGACCTGGCGAATGGACTCACCGCAGGCGAAGCGCAGCGACGACTTGCGCAAAACGGACCCAACGAACTTCTTGCCACCCCCCGGATCGCCACTTGGCGCCGCGTGCTATCGCATTTCCAAGACCCCCTTATCTATCTCTTGCTGGGAGCGATCGTGATTTCGCTGACAGCTTGGGTATTCGAGGGACGGGAAGGTTGGCCCGTGGATGCAATCGTTATCGCTTTGATTGTCGTCCTGAACGGGGTGCTGGGCCATGTGCAGGAAGCCAAGGCGCACGACGCCGTGGCCGCATTGGCCCGAATGAACGCACCGGCCGCATCCGTCGTGCGCGATGGCCAGGTGCAGCGCGTACAGAGCGTGGAGTTGGTAAAGGGAGATATGCTGGTGCTGGCCGAGGGCGATGCCATCGCGGCCGATGCCCGCCTGGTCCAGGCCGCGTCCCTGCGCGTACAGGAGAGTTCACTGACCGGTGAGAGCGAGGCAGCGCTCAAGGACCCCGCGACGCTACCTGGTCCAGCGGCATTGGGCGACCAGCGCAATATGGTCTTCAACGGTACTTTTGTCGCACAGGGAAACGGTCGCGCCGTGGTCGTCGCCACGGGCATGTCCACGCAGATGGGTTCGATTGCAGGCATGCTCGCTGCCACGGTCCAGCAGCCTACACCGCTGGAAAAGGAGATCGCCCACATCGGCCGCATGCTCGGCATCGCGGTACTGGTCATCGCCGTCGTCGTGGTGGGCACGGTCCTGCTGATCGCCAAGCCGGCCAGTATCGGCGAAGTCATCGGCGTGCTACTGCTCGGTGTCGCCCTGGCGGTTGCGGCGGTGCCCGAAGGGCTCCCGGCCATCCTCTCCGTCGTATTGGCGCTGGGGGTTCAGCGCATGGCCCGGCACAACGCGATCATCAAGAACCTCTCGTCGGTCGAGACCCTGGGGGCCACCTCGGTCATCTGTTCGGACAAGACGGGAACGCTGACCCGCTCGGAAATGACTATCGTGCGCGTGATGACCGCCTCTGGCGAGACGGACATCACGGGTGGGGGATACGCACCGGAAGGCCAGGTGGAATACAAAGGTGCCCGCTTGCAATCCGGTCCCGTCCTTGCCGAGCATATCGCGCTGCTGAGCGGCGGCAGCCTGGCGGGCAATGCGTCACTGCGGCAGGTGGAAGGGGGGGCATGGGAAGCTCACGGCGACCCTACGGAGGCGGCGTTTCTGGTGGCGGAGCGCAAGCTGGGCATCACCGAACGGCGCGAGCGGCGGTTCCAGCGCATCGGCGAAATCCCGTTCACCTCCGAGCGCAAGATGATGTCGACGATAGAGCTGGACCATGAGCACGGCGACGAGCGGGTATTGATCTGCAAAGGCGCACCCGACGTCCTGCTGGGGCAATGCACGCGGGTGAGGGTAGGGGTGGAAGTTGTCGCGCTTGATGAAGCGCTGCGCGCGAAGTTCCTTGCGGACGTCGACACCCTCTCCAGCGCCGCATTGCGTACGCTCGCGGTCGCCTATCGCCCGCTCGCCGCGGACGAGGATGCGCAAGCAACGGAGTCACTGGAACGGGACCTTATCTTCGTGGGCACCGCGGGCATCATCGATCCGCCGCGCGAGGAAGCGGCGGTGGCGATTCGCGAAGCGCGTCGCGCCGGCATCCGGGTCATCATGATCACGGGCGATCACCCGCTTACCGCGACGCGCATCGCAGCCGACCTGGGGCTGGTGGACGCCGGGGCGGTGGCGCTAAGCGGAACCGAGCTTGACCGGCTCGACGACGCGGCCTTTGCCGAAGCGGTACGCCACACCTCGGTCTACGCCCGCGTCGCGCCGGCACACAAGCTGCGCATCGTGGATGCCCTGCAGGCCGACGGGAGCATCGTCGCCATGACGGGGGACGGCGTGAACGATGCGCCGGCCCTGAAGGCGGCCGATATCGGCGTGGCGATGGGTATCACCGGCACCGAAGTGGCAAAGGGCGCGGCCAGGATGATCCTGGCCGACGACAACTTTGCGACCATCGTCGAGGCGGTGCGCGAGGGGCGCGGCATCTTCGACAACATCCGCAAATTCCTGCGCTATCTTTTGTCCTCCAATATGGGCGAGGTGCTGACGGTTTTTCTGGGAGTGGTGGGCGCAGGCGTCATCGGCCTGACGACCGCGGACGGTGCGCTGGTGCTGCCATTGCTGGCAACCCAGATCCTCTGGCTCAACCTGATCACCGACTCATGGCCTGCGCTGGCGATGGGAATCGACCCTGCCGGCGACGACGTCATGGCGCGCAAGCCCCGCCAATCGGGCGAGCGGGTGATCGATGCCGACATGTGGTGGGGCGTGGTCGCGATCGGCGCGGTCGTGGCGGTGGTGACACTGCTCACGATGGACATGTATCTGCCGGGCGGATTGATCGAAGGCGAGCGAGACCTTGCCAACGCACGCACGGCTGGATTCACCGTGCTGGTATTCGCACATTTATTCAATTGCTTCAATGCCCGTTCGGAAACCGCCAGTGCATTCACCCATCCAACGACCAACCGCTGGCTCTGGGGCGCGGTTGCGCTTTCCGGCATATTGCAGGTGGGGGTGGTGCACCTCGATCTACTGAACCTGGCCTTCGGCACCGCACCGTTGACGCTGGACCAGTGGCTGGTCTGCGGCGCGATGGGGAGTGTCGTACTGTGGTTCAGTGAATTACGTAAGTTTTTGAGAAGACGCGCAAAAAAATAGCGTAGTCGTCCCATGCATATGGTTTACCTGCCGGATCGCTACCGTTAACCAAAAATGCGAAGCTTTGTGGATTTCATGGTGGAGCGATTTGGCTGGGAGGCTCAAACTGCGTCAATGGATTTCCAATGGAATGGAAGGATAAATGATGGCCATACACTTAATGGCGGATTTGGAAAGCGATAAGCAGCGATTTATCACCCGTGCTCGTCAGTCAGGAAAGGTTTGGGGTTTACGGTGGAAAGAAGACGGGGAGGATAAGTGGGCCTATTGCTTATCCAATAACACCGAAGGCGACGACGATTTGGAATCGGACATTAGCGTGTTCGTATTCTGGTCTGATCAAGCCTATGCGCGCCGTCACGCCGTGGCGGAATGGGCAAAGTACGTAGCCACATCAATCGAACTCGATGAATTCATTGAATACTGGCTAAGCAATATGCAAGAAGAGGGAGTATTGGTTGGTGTGAATTTCAATGCCGAGCTTGCGGGTATCGAACTTGAGCCTGCAGTGCTGGCCGAGGCTCTGGCGGGGTAACAAAACATTGAGCGCATCTGGCATTTGCCACATCTAAAATTTCTATTTAATTGAATTTACAAAACAAAACTGCCCATATGCGTTTATTCGATTACGTTGCAATGACGTGTCCATTACCTGCCGCACATCCATGCGTATCAGATTATTGCTGGCCAGATCAAACTCGGCAATATAAGTATTGACGGCGAGCGCCGTGGCCAATATCTGCGCTCCGCTGGTACCAATCGGATTATGATTCAAGTGGAGCGCGGTAAGGCCGGTGTTGATTCGCGTGGGTTGAGTTAGATACTTTTAATCCCGCTATGTTAACAACATGCATGGTATGTAAACTCTCAGGGAGGCCCGGTGAAATATAGATCAGCGAGTCTCTCGGATCGCTGAAAAAATCAATCCTCTCATTTTATATTCAGGCCCTCGCTGATAGCCGTCTTCTGTGTTTCATGCGATACTTTCTCATTTTTCTTACCAGGTTGACCTGTCCGGGGAATACATCCACCAGCCAGCCGGCATGCCAAGATATCAACATGTTAGTTCTTTAAGGTAAGCAAGTGAGCAACCTGCATATTGAAACGCCGTTATTGGAATCGCGCCCTTTAAGCGTCCTCTCAGGCCGAGCCATATGGCTCAAGCTCGATGCCTTGCAACCACCCGGATCTTTCAAGATTCGCGGCATCGGCCATGCCTGTACGGTATACCAGAGCCAAGGTGCCCAGCGCTTCGTCTCATCGTCCGGTGGTAACGCCGGTATTGCTGTCGCCTATGCCGGGCGTCGCCTCGGCATTCCCGTGACGGTAGTCGTGCCGGAGACGACCACGGAAAGAGCCAAGGAGTTGCTCCGGCTGGAGGGGGCGGAGGTCTTGGTACACGGCGGTTCATGGCAAGAGGCCAATCAGTTCGCACAAACCTTGCTTGGGCCGACCGACGCCTTTCTACATCCTTTTGATAATGCGTTGCTATGGCATGGCCATGCCACCATGATCGATGAAGTCGCCCGAACGCCATTCAAGCCGGATGCCGTAGTACTGGCAGTGGGAGGAGGGGCTTGCTTGCCGGTGTCGTCGAGGGGCTACAGCGCAATCAGTGGGGGGACGTTCCGGTACTGGCGGTAGAGACCGAAGGCGCCGCTTCATTTAATGCGGTGGTCCGCGCGGGCCGTACGGTGGAGTTGGAGCGTATCAATAGCGTTGCAACATCCCTAGCCGCGAAACGAGTGTGTGAGCAGGCATTGCTTTGTGCCAATTCACATCCCATCCATAGCCTCGTCGTAACGGATCATAGTGCCGTCACTGCCTGCGAGCGCTTTTTGGCGGATCATCGCGTTCTGGTTGAACCAGCTTGTGGGGCAGCGCTTGCTGCGGTCTATGACCAAGCGCCAGAACTGGCTAGATACAACAAAGTGTTGGTGATCGTGTGTGGTGGGGCTACGACTACCATTGATCAAATCCGTACTTGGGCAGCGCAGCTGGATAAACCGTAAAACCGCACCGATTATTGCATGCCAGGCTGAACGCATTTCCAGAAAGAAAAAGCGACGGCGAGACGGGTGCCAAGACTATTTGGTTCGGTATCTACAATTGACCACCTTGGCACCCATCATGCCCGATGCTTTGATGAGCTGCTTAATGAGGTAGCATTGCCGTTTTCTCCGACATTTTTTTCTCTTGTGTTAATCGATCGATTTCCGGTCGCAATTGCTCGTAGGATGCATATTCGGCGTTACTCAGCGTAAAGTAATTGAGCGCATACAAAGAACCTAAGCGTATTGAGGGGTCTTCGTTAGCGTTACGCAAAATATTGAACAGCGGCGCTTTGAAGCCTTCAGAGCGAATGTTGCCGCTGATGATCATATCGAGCGCCACCTGCCGTACTTGTGGTGCGCTATCGGCAAGCCCTTGATTGACATTGGGTGTTAAGGTTTCTCCTGACTTGTTCCATTGCAAGAGCGCCATGAGACTTGTAGCACGTATGTTCGGATCGGAATGTTGTGTCAGGTTACGTACGCGTTCAACCATTGCGCGCGACTCCGCAGGTTCAATTATCCCCGGTTGCATTAAGTTGAGTAGCGCACCAGACAGCACAGAGGGGTCTTGTTCCTGTTCAAGCGTTTGTGCAACCAGGCGATAGCTTTCCGCCGTATGGGGAAGCGAAGCCATGAGGCCGAAGCCTTCACGTCGCTGCGTAATATTGTTGCTGCTTGCAAGACGCACGGCGAACGCTTGTACATCTGGCGCAGCATTACCATTCAAGAGTGTTTGCAATCTGTCTCGCATTTCGGCGTCTGGTTCCTGTGTAAGGCGGCGCATCACCTGCATGCGTGCCGTAGCATCGGTCTGCAATGTCTGCATGAGTGTGTTCCATGCTTCTGGGTCTGGGTCGTCACGGTGGGCAGCAAGCGCACGGTTAAGCGCATCTTCAAAAGAAGTCGGCACGCCACGCGTAGCACGCACAACTGCGTGCTGTATGCGTTGTACGATCGGTTGAGCAACCGGGGCTTCAGGAAGAAAGGGGGGTACCGCCTTACTCTCGATAGTAAGCGGGGAAGGTGAACCATCTTTGACGGCCCAGGCCGTGCCAAAGCCCATGCTTGCAGCAAGCGCAGCAAAACTGGCTACATACGAAGTCGAATAAGTACGCATTGAATTACCCCCCAAATCGCACGCGTAGAGGTGCTGCGAGCAGCAAGTCCTTTCGCATGCGAGGCTGATTTTATAAGTTGAATCTGTCCATAAGACACCACCCTTTGGGACCACAATACTCTGATCCCAAAGGGTGAAGCGTGGTTTACAGCGAACGTCTATACCAGTGCTGGAAGTTACCGCCATTGCATCCGAGCGTATAAGTATTACCGGCAGCATTGCTGTCCAAACATCTCAATGTCGAGACGTTGGTCATGCGCCATGAGCCACCGCCGTTGCTGACATAGGTATGACGCCAGCGTTGATAGTTACCGCCATTGCATCCGAGCGTGTAAGTATGACCGGACGTATTGCTGTCCAGGCAGCGATTGGTTGCCACATTCCTCATCTCTATGCCATAAGAATTGAAATAAAGATTCCAGCGCTGATAATTACCTGAATTGCACCCCATCGTGTATACAGAGCCGCTCCAATTGCTGTCTAGGCAAAGAAGCGTGGCAACATTGGTGAATTCACTTGCCGCGTGGGCAGTGCCCGGAATCAATACCTGAATGGCTGCTGCCACCACTGTGCTGAAAAAAACTTTCCTCCTGATTGTTCGCATTTTTAGCTCCTTGGTTGATGCAGGTTAGCGCTTATGCGTCTTACAAGCGCGCAGCGGTACAAACACTCGTTACAGCACAAAAGCGGCAAACCGAGCATCCATTTGGCCTTTAAAGGCCAGGGGCCTCATTTCTTTGAGGCAAAGGATTTTGATGCAGGCTTCCGCTGCTAATTACCTTAGAACCTGTTTTCAAAGTGTCAACATCCATCGTGTCATGCAGTCTTGGCCGCGCATGGAAAATCTGGAATTTCATTTTATTGAGGCGATGCCGACGGCGTTGGCAGTAACGACTTGGTGCGCCGAATGATGCCGCCACAGAACGCCTCGGTAACGAAATTGGTTTTCAATCTACGCCAAGACAAAGATGGACGCATCCTCCAGATTGGGGAGTCGTCGCGGAGACGGAAGAGTAGGGGGGCTGGGTCACCATTTGGATCAGGCGCGGCCAACGGAAAGTCAAGGCGGCTGGTAAAAATGATAGGCGTGCTCCGCGAAGGTATGGATATAGATTCCGCCATCTCCCGGGTAATGGACTGATTGGTGGGCTTAAGTTAACTTATGAGTGAATGAGAATTATAAATTTATAAATGAATATAATAGAATACATATGCCCTCTTGTTGACATTGCCTTCCATTGTCTTCAATAAATTATTCGGTGCTGAAGATAATCCTGGCCCCGGCCCTGCCGTTTTCGTCAAGCCGCCTTGACCGGCATCGCCGACAAGCCCGGCGAAGTAGGCCGCGGCGACGAGGGCGGCATATGCGACAGGCTGTGCGCCTGCGTACCACGGGGAGAGGCCGCGGCAGGAGGGGAAGGTGGAGGGGGGTGGCGCGACTCGGACGACATATTGGAACCCCGCGTAGTGCGAGCCCCCTTGTGCACATGCACCTG contains the following coding sequences:
- a CDS encoding response regulator yields the protein MNRVLIVEDEERLAGLLQDFLRQAGFQTHWLDDGGAVLPWVAANTPDAIILDLMLPNVDGLSICREIRRHSDVPILITTARVEEIDRLLGLELGADDYICKPYSMRETVARIKAVLRRRTPGLPAIDTPLQFEDEKLRATLKGQVLGLTQIEYQLLRLMAQSPGRIFSRDALMDKIYHDNRVVADRTVDSHVKKLRRKMAEGEAAHEYIQSVYGVGYKFEPPEG
- a CDS encoding zinc-dependent alcohol dehydrogenase family protein, with the translated sequence MKAIELTAPALNAFRQTELPEPKVGRGEVLVRLRAATLNFLDVAVATGHFPASGFPMIPVADGAGEVAVLGEGVSGLSLGDRVIPHFMPNWQGGGITPHNVAALRGVNLPGSLAEYVAVPVASLVALPAHLDFVHGAALPIAATTAWNGVRSAQVRPGSVVVLLGTGGVSIFALQFAKAAGATVILASSSDEKLARARQLGADHLINYRAMPAWDEEVLELTEGRGADLVVETVGGANFARSLNAATVGGTVFTVGFIGGTAASIDMLPIIVKALRIVGNNTGSVADLAEATRAIAAHRIVPVIDRVFGIAETSSAYAELSAGGRHFGKIAIAH
- a CDS encoding LysR family transcriptional regulator; protein product: MDLLDSMKVYVLAVERGSLSAAAVACGISATMAGNHLRTLEKRLGMQLLNRTTRRQHLTTFGEDYYTRCKEILRLVAETDAQAQNLQLAPAGKLRITAPVTFGTEALMPALSVYMARHPEVSIDAALCDRVVDLVEEGFEAAIRIGQLPDSSLIAKPLSPYRLMICASPDYLARRGTPCQPQDLSRHECISFSHVAVAQWRLMDKDDICSVPVSGRLQVNHGQALRVAALHGLGIVLQPAILMEADIQAGHLVQLLPSYELPSRPMHIVYLPDRYRSPKLRSFVDFMVERFG
- a CDS encoding cation-translocating P-type ATPase codes for the protein MESPSKHTPSTDDIDDLARLLGADLANGLTAGEAQRRLAQNGPNELLATPRIATWRRVLSHFQDPLIYLLLGAIVISLTAWVFEGREGWPVDAIVIALIVVLNGVLGHVQEAKAHDAVAALARMNAPAASVVRDGQVQRVQSVELVKGDMLVLAEGDAIAADARLVQAASLRVQESSLTGESEAALKDPATLPGPAALGDQRNMVFNGTFVAQGNGRAVVVATGMSTQMGSIAGMLAATVQQPTPLEKEIAHIGRMLGIAVLVIAVVVVGTVLLIAKPASIGEVIGVLLLGVALAVAAVPEGLPAILSVVLALGVQRMARHNAIIKNLSSVETLGATSVICSDKTGTLTRSEMTIVRVMTASGETDITGGGYAPEGQVEYKGARLQSGPVLAEHIALLSGGSLAGNASLRQVEGGAWEAHGDPTEAAFLVAERKLGITERRERRFQRIGEIPFTSERKMMSTIELDHEHGDERVLICKGAPDVLLGQCTRVRVGVEVVALDEALRAKFLADVDTLSSAALRTLAVAYRPLAADEDAQATESLERDLIFVGTAGIIDPPREEAAVAIREARRAGIRVIMITGDHPLTATRIAADLGLVDAGAVALSGTELDRLDDAAFAEAVRHTSVYARVAPAHKLRIVDALQADGSIVAMTGDGVNDAPALKAADIGVAMGITGTEVAKGAARMILADDNFATIVEAVREGRGIFDNIRKFLRYLLSSNMGEVLTVFLGVVGAGVIGLTTADGALVLPLLATQILWLNLITDSWPALAMGIDPAGDDVMARKPRQSGERVIDADMWWGVVAIGAVVAVVTLLTMDMYLPGGLIEGERDLANARTAGFTVLVFAHLFNCFNARSETASAFTHPTTNRWLWGAVALSGILQVGVVHLDLLNLAFGTAPLTLDQWLVCGAMGSVVLWFSELRKFLRRRAKK
- a CDS encoding DUF2750 domain-containing protein encodes the protein MMAIHLMADLESDKQRFITRARQSGKVWGLRWKEDGEDKWAYCLSNNTEGDDDLESDISVFVFWSDQAYARRHAVAEWAKYVATSIELDEFIEYWLSNMQEEGVLVGVNFNAELAGIELEPAVLAEALAG
- a CDS encoding leucine-rich repeat domain-containing protein, which gives rise to MNTGLTALHLNHNPIGTSGAQILATALAVNTYIAEFDLASNNLIRMDVRQVMDTSLQRNRINAYGQFCFVNSIK
- a CDS encoding RICIN domain-containing protein, whose product is MRTIRRKVFFSTVVAAAIQVLIPGTAHAASEFTNVATLLCLDSNWSGSVYTMGCNSGNYQRWNLYFNSYGIEMRNVATNRCLDSNTSGHTYTLGCNGGNYQRWRHTYVSNGGGSWRMTNVSTLRCLDSNAAGNTYTLGCNGGNFQHWYRRSL